The following proteins come from a genomic window of Eulemur rufifrons isolate Redbay chromosome 24, OSU_ERuf_1, whole genome shotgun sequence:
- the RDH13 gene encoding retinol dehydrogenase 13 — protein sequence MSRYVLPVSALGTVVGGAVLLKDHVAGGACPSKATIHGKTVIVTGANTGIGKQTALELAKRGGNIILACRDMEKCEAAAKDIRRETLNHHVNARHLDLASLKSIREFAAKIIAEEERVDILVNNAAVMRCPHWTTEDGFEMQFGVNHLGHFLLTNLLLDKLKASAPSRIINVSSLAHIAGHIDFDDLNWRERKYNTKAAYCQSKLAVVLFTRELSRRLEGSGVTVNALHPGVARTELGRHTGMHNSTFSSFTLGPIFWLLVKSPQLAAQPSTYLAVAEELEGVSGKYFDGLKEKAPAPEAEDDEVARRLWAESARLVGLEVSHGSSVRAESLPR from the exons ATGAGCCGCTACGTGCTGCCGGTGTCCGCGCTGGGCACGGTTGTGGGTGGCGCGGTGCTGCTCAA GGACCATGTCGCCGGCGGGGCTTGCCCCAGCAAGGCCACCATACATGGGAAGACGGTCATTGTGACGGGCGCCAACACGGGCATTGGGAAGCAAACTGCCTTGGAACTGGCCAAAAGAG GAGGCAACATCATCCTGGCCTGTCGAGACATGGAGAAGTGTGAAGCGGCGGCAAAGGACATTCGCAGGGAGACCCTCAATCACCACGTCAACGCCCGGCACCTGGACTTGGCGTCCCTCAAGTCCATCCGGGAGTTTGCAGCGAAGATCATCGCAG AGGAGGAGCGAGTGGACATTCTGGTGAACAACGCGGCCGTGATGCGGTGCCCCCACTGGACCACCGAGGACGGCTTCGAGATGCAGTTTGGTGTGAACCACCTGG GTCACTTTCTCTTGACAAACTTGCTGCTGGACAAGCTGAAAGCCTCGGCCCCATCGCGGATCATCAACGTCTCGTCCTTGGCCCACATCGCTGGGCACATAGACTTCGATGACTTGAACTGGCGGGAGAGGAAGTACAACACCAAGGCCGCCTACTGCCAGAGCAAGCTGGCTGTCGTCCTGTTCACCAGGGAGCTGAGCCGGCGGCTGGAAG GCTCTGGTGTGACTGTCAACGCCCTGCACCCCGGCGTGGCCCGCACGGAGCTGGGCAGACACACTGGCATGCACAACTCCACCTTCTCCAGCTTCACGCTGG GGCCCATCTTCTGGCTGCTGGTCAAGAGCCCCCAGCTGGCGGCCCAGCCCAGCACGTACCTGGCTGTGGCAGAGGAATTGGAGGGCGTTTCTGGAAAGTACTTCGACGGACTCAAAGAGAAGGCTCCGGCCCCTGAGGCAGAGGATGACGAGGTGGCCCGGAGGCTGTGGGCTGAAAGTGCCCGCCTGGTGGGCTTGGAGGTGTCTCATGGGTCCTCTGTGAGGGCAGAGTCCCTCCCCAGGtag